Proteins from a genomic interval of Chanodichthys erythropterus isolate Z2021 chromosome 8, ASM2448905v1, whole genome shotgun sequence:
- the LOC137024063 gene encoding oocyte zinc finger protein XlCOF6-like, producing MAFIKEESEDMKIEEVFSLKQEDTEEQTDLMTLKENGKILNETEEKNQYEKHNAFKTREKSFSSSKTEKTSKRKTAQKRGTGFYFTCFDCGQSFDQPEDLRVHMGVHNGDMPLKEESTVLNEMEEKNQNERHHAFITREKSLSSSQIEKTSKRKTAQKTGTGFYFTCFECGKGFNQPEDLRVHMGSHNGENVFSCFECGKCFNQLEDLRVHMRTHNEEKCFTCQQCGKSFALKGNLKLHMRIHSSEKPFSCQQCGKSFTQKGARDRHVRIHTGEKPFTCKLCGKSFTAALNLRYHMNHHNGEKPFRCDQCGKSFRRKASFSSHMNIHSRENCFQCHQCEKSFTEKGNLRLHMRLHTGEKPYTCPQCGQSFTYKKALGSHMRSHTGESPFTCKLCGKGYTSEQNLRYHMNRHTGERPVSCDQCGKSFIRQATLNQHIKVHSRENSFICHKCGRSCRSLKSLNRHVKSGHNGRKPFKCHQCGKSYRFKKTLKNHMRLHTGEKPFTCFQCERSFPYQRDLKRHLQSHSGKKMQCLECGKRFRKSSNFKSHLLIHSEGRSFNCDQCNKTFLLPLHLQIHKKSHADVRRYLCSSCGKCFKWFSNLKWHQKIRICVKLRLRSQRS from the exons AtggcgtttattaaagaggagagtgaagataTGAAGATTGAAGAAGTATTCAGCCTGAAACAAGAggatactgaggaacaaacag ATCTAATGACACTGAAGGAGAATGGTAAAATCCTGAATGAAACAGAAGAGAAAAATCAGTATGAGAAACATAATGCTTTCAAAACTCGAGAAAAATCATTTAGTTCTTCAAAGACTGAAAAGACTTCCAAACGAAAAACGGCTCAGAAGAGAGGAACTGGATTTTATTTCACCTGTTTTGATTGTGGACAGAGCTTCGATCAGCCTGAAGACCTTAGAGTCCACATGGGAGTTCACAATGGAGATATGCCACTGAAAGAGGAGAGTACAGTCCTCAATGAAATGGAAGAGAAAAATCAGAATGAGAGACATCATGCTTTCATAACTCGAGAGAAATCACTTAGTTCCTCACAGATTGAAAAGACTTCCAAACGAAAAACAGCCCAGAAGACAGGAACTGGATTTTATTTCACCTGCTTTGAGTGTGGAAAGGGTTTCAATCAACCTGAAGACCTTAGAGTCCACATGGGAAGTCACAATGGAGAAAATGTTTTCAGCTGCTTTGAGTGTGGAAAGTGCTTCAATCAACTTGAAGACCTTAGagtccacatgagaactcacaATGAAGAGAAGtgtttcacctgccaacagtgtggaaagagttttgctctaaaaggaaaccttaaactccacatgagaattcactcTAGTGAGAAGCCTTTCTCctgtcaacagtgtggaaagagtttcactcaaAAAGGAGCCCGTGACAGGCAcgtgagaattcacactggagagaagcctttcacttGCAAActctgtggaaagagtttcacagcAGCACTAAACCTTAGGTATCACATGAACCATCACAatggagagaagccattcagatgtgatcagtgtggaaagagtttcagacgTAAAGCATCCTTTAGTAGCCACATGAATATTCACTCGAGAGAAAACTGTTTTCAGTGTCATCAGTGTGAAAAAAGTTTCACTGAAAAAGGAAACCTTAGACTCCACATGAgacttcacactggagagaagccttacacatgccctcagtgtggacagagtttcacaTATAAAAAAGCCCTTGGCTCCCACATGAGAAGTCATACTGGAGAGAGTCCTTTCACCTGCAAACTGTGCGGGAAGGGCTACACATCGGAACAAAATCTCAGGTATCACATGAACCgtcacactggagagaggccagtctcatgtgatcagtgtggaaaaagtttcataCGTCAAGCAACCCTTAATCAGCACATAAAGGTTCACTCAAGAGAGAACTCTTTTATATGTCATAAGTGTGGAAGAAGTTGCCGTAGCCTGAAAAGCCTTAACAGGCATGTTAAATCTGGACATAATGGAAGGAAGCCTTTCAAGTGCCaccagtgtggaaaaagttacCGATTCAAAAAAACCCTTAAGAATCACATGAgacttcacactggagagaagcctttcacatgTTTTCAGTGTGAGAGGAGTTTCCCTTATCAAAGAGATCTGAAACGTCATTTGCAATCTCATTCTGGAAAGAAAATGCAGTGtttagagtgtggaaagagGTTTAGAAAAAGCAGCAATTTCAAAAGTCATCTGCTCATCCACTCCGAAGGAAGATCTTTTAATTGTGATCAGTGtaataaaacatttcttttgcCATTACACTTGCAGATACATAAGAAAAGTCATGCAGATGTCAGACGTTATTTGTGTTCTTCATGTGGAAAGTGTTTTAAATGGTTCAGCAATTTAAAATGGCATCAGAAAATACGAATATGTGTGAAATTACGGCTACGTTCACAGCGCAGCTGA